In the Qipengyuania gelatinilytica genome, CGCGCTTGCCCTGTTCGAGATAGGCATGGCCGAGCAGTTCGCCTGCCGACGCGAAGAAGGGTTCGCCCGGAGCTGCGAGCGGCTGCATGGCCGCAACGACGTCTTCCGGCGTGATCGTGTCCATCTGCAGCGCCGTCATGCGGATCAGCGCCAGGTTGCGAATTTCTTCGGGAGCGCCTTCGGCATTCGCGACTTCGCCGAACAGTTCGATCGCCTGCGCGTTATCGCCATCCTGCGCAATCAGGCCTGCGCGCACCATCTTGGCGCTGTAGACCGCACTGCCCTTGCCATCGACCTGGGCGAGGCGAGACAGGGCGCTGGCCTCGTCACCATCGCTCAGTTTCTCGAGCGCAAGGACGAGCTGTTCGCTCGACGCCTCGATCGCCTTTTCCTGCTGGTTTTGCCAGTAGATATAGCCGCCGAAGGCCGCGAGGCCGAGGATGACCAGGCCAAGCAGGGGCTTGCCGTAAGTGGACAGGAAGCTGTCGAGATCGCCCTGCCTGACGGCATCGTCGACTTCGCGCAGCAGCGCTTCCTGCTCTGCAGCTTCGGCCTTGGCCTTCTTTTCTTCGCGGGTCGGTTCGGTCTTGGGTGTGCGGGCCACTGTGGCGCGGGCTCCAGTATTGGCTAGAATTGAATGGGCGGGTCTTTAAGCATCGCACCGCGCAAGGGCAATGGTTTCGACCCCATTGGAACAAGCCTGTCCCCGCCCGCGTGAATGCGCGATGAAAGGCACTACAGCTCGATCCGCATCGCGCTGCCGTAAAGGCGGCGATAGGTTGCGACGGTCTTGTCGCGATCGAGGCTGGAAACGGCATGCGCGCGATTGGCCTCGCCAACCGTGCGGCGTTCTGTCTTGTCCCTTGCGAGACCGCCCAGTTTTTCTCCGAGCGCCGTCTCGTCGCCCTTCTGGAAGAGCCAGGGGTGGTTGGCTTGCGCAACGGTATGCGCAAGCTCGCCCTCGTCGGGCACCACCAGCGGCACGCCAGCCGCCATGGCCTGCACCCCGGCCTCGGGGAAGTGCCCCGCATCGGCTGCAACGGCGAAGATATCGAGCAGGCCCATGACCTTTCCGGGCTGCGCTGTCGTGCCGACCCAGTGCACCCGGTCGTTCAGTTCGAGCGCATCGATGGTCTGTTCCGCCTCGACGCGCCCTGCGCCCTCGCCCAGTACGATCAGGTGCCAGTCCACGCCGAGCGTCGAAAAAGCGCGCACAAGCATCGACAGGTCCTGCGCGTCTGCCTGATCGACATGCGTGCCGAGCCAGAATTCGCCGGACCGCTTGATGACCCTGAAGCCATCGGGCTTGGGCTGCTTGGCGAACAGTTTCGTATCGACACCGGGTGCGATGCGTTTCACGCGGCCGAGCGGCTGCTGCCAGTCGACCAGCGCCGCCTCTTCCAGTTTCTCCGACGGCACCACGAGACCCGAAGACTTGCCCAGCGCGATCCGGCGATACCATGTCCGCCGCTTGGAAGGGCGCTTGGCCTCGGCCTCACCGAGCGAGAACTCGTGGTGGATCAGCGGCGGAAGTTGCATCGCGTCCTTGAACAGCGTGTGCGCCATCGCCGCATCCATCGCCCCCCAGCCATGAGTCAGCACGAGGTCGAAGGGCGTCATCGCGCGGGCGAGCTTCTGCAGGCGGCCCGGCGTAGGAACACCCTCGAGCGGCGGGAAATGCGATGCCTGCTTGAGCGTCAGCCCCTTCGGCATCGCCTGCATGACTAGATCGTCATCGGTGACGATCGTATGCCGCAGCTTGCGTCCGTAATGCGCGATCAGCTCTGCCGCCTCGCGGTCGGGGTAGATGTGCAGGACGTGCGGCGGGATGCCGTCGTTGGGTTTGCTCATTTGACGGAGGCGAGCAGCGCTTCGACCGCGCTACGGACTTCGGGTTCGTCCAGCGTCGGCGCATGGCCTGCCTGAGGGACCACCACGGTATCCGCATCGGGCGCACGCTTCTGCATCTCTGCCAGCGTATCAGCGCTGAGGATCTCGGAAACTTCGCCGCGCACGAGCACGAGCGGCTTGCCCGCCAGCGCCTCGAAACCCGGCCACAGGTCGGGCGGGACGGCATTATCGTCGACCTCGTTGAAGGGATCGGCGATCTTCATGTCGTAATCGAACGCGATGCGGCCATTGTTGCACAGCGTCATCGACCGCTTGGCCATGGCAATCCAGTCGTTCGTGTCGAAACCGGGATGCGAGTCTCCGTGCACTTCCTCGAGGCTGCGGGCAGCGTGCATCCAGGTGGGGAAGCTCCCGCCCTTGCCGAGATAGGTCTTGATCTTGTCGATCCCGCGCGGGTCGACCACCGGCCCGATATCGTTGATCAGCGCGCCCGCCAGCCTCTGCGGGGCAAGCTGGGCGATCAGCATGGTCATCAAACCGCCCATCGACGTGCCGATGGAGACGAAACGGTCGATACCTTCCTGCTCGAGCAGTGCCATCACGTCCGCGATATAGGTCGGCACGGCATAGGTCGCGCTGTCATCGGCATAGGCGCTCTGGCCGCGTCCGCGCATGTCGGGCACGATGACGCGGTGACCTTTCTCCGCAACGAAAGGCGCCAGCCCCTCGAAATCGCGGCTGTTGCGGGTCAGGCCGTGAAGGCACAGGACGGGCAGTTTGTCGCCCGCATAATCGCGGAAATACAGCTCCAGCCCGTCGGGGCTCTGCCAGCTGCGCTCGCTGAAATCGGTATCCATGAATGCTGCGGTAGCGCCACCTGAAGCAAATTTCGAGAGACGACTTGCATGCGCGTGCCTGCTTCCCCATCCCCCAACCTATGCCCAGCGCCCCCAAACCCGCCGAATACCGCCCCGAAACGCCGATCACCCAGCTCGCCGACTGGCTTGGCGACGAGGTCCGTGCCGCCGATTTTCCGCAAGCGACACTGCGTTTTCGCAACGATCGCTGGGCCGCTGCGGTGGGTCTCGAGGGTCTCTCCGACGAAGACTGGGTCAGGCATTTCGGACGCTTCGAGGCCTTGCCCGATAACCTGCCCAAGCCGCTCGCACTCCGATATCACGGCCACCAGTTCCGCGTTTACAACCCCGAAATCGGTGACGGGCGCGGCTTCCTGTTCGCGCAGATGCGCGATTCTTCGGGGCGGCTGCTCGATCTGGGGACCAAGGGTTCCGGACAGACGCCATGGAG is a window encoding:
- a CDS encoding tetratricopeptide repeat protein; this translates as MARTPKTEPTREEKKAKAEAAEQEALLREVDDAVRQGDLDSFLSTYGKPLLGLVILGLAAFGGYIYWQNQQEKAIEASSEQLVLALEKLSDGDEASALSRLAQVDGKGSAVYSAKMVRAGLIAQDGDNAQAIELFGEVANAEGAPEEIRNLALIRMTALQMDTITPEDVVAAMQPLAAPGEPFFASAGELLGHAYLEQGKRDEAAALFAEIARDENTPMTARARMLNLASSLGVNAVDDVQELLDVQGGGSASPTLVNE
- a CDS encoding glycosyltransferase family 4 protein gives rise to the protein MSKPNDGIPPHVLHIYPDREAAELIAHYGRKLRHTIVTDDDLVMQAMPKGLTLKQASHFPPLEGVPTPGRLQKLARAMTPFDLVLTHGWGAMDAAMAHTLFKDAMQLPPLIHHEFSLGEAEAKRPSKRRTWYRRIALGKSSGLVVPSEKLEEAALVDWQQPLGRVKRIAPGVDTKLFAKQPKPDGFRVIKRSGEFWLGTHVDQADAQDLSMLVRAFSTLGVDWHLIVLGEGAGRVEAEQTIDALELNDRVHWVGTTAQPGKVMGLLDIFAVAADAGHFPEAGVQAMAAGVPLVVPDEGELAHTVAQANHPWLFQKGDETALGEKLGGLARDKTERRTVGEANRAHAVSSLDRDKTVATYRRLYGSAMRIEL
- a CDS encoding alpha/beta fold hydrolase, with product MDTDFSERSWQSPDGLELYFRDYAGDKLPVLCLHGLTRNSRDFEGLAPFVAEKGHRVIVPDMRGRGQSAYADDSATYAVPTYIADVMALLEQEGIDRFVSIGTSMGGLMTMLIAQLAPQRLAGALINDIGPVVDPRGIDKIKTYLGKGGSFPTWMHAARSLEEVHGDSHPGFDTNDWIAMAKRSMTLCNNGRIAFDYDMKIADPFNEVDDNAVPPDLWPGFEALAGKPLVLVRGEVSEILSADTLAEMQKRAPDADTVVVPQAGHAPTLDEPEVRSAVEALLASVK